One Tenrec ecaudatus isolate mTenEca1 chromosome 12, mTenEca1.hap1, whole genome shotgun sequence DNA segment encodes these proteins:
- the LOC142422392 gene encoding small ribosomal subunit protein uS10-like, whose amino-acid sequence MAFKDTGMTPVEPEVAIHRIRITLTSRNVKSLEKVCGDLIRGAKEKNLNVKGPVRMPTKTLRITTRNTPCGEGSKTWDRFQMRIHKRLIDLHSPSEIVKQITSISIEPGVEVEVTIADA is encoded by the coding sequence ATGGCATTTAAGGACACCGGAATGACACCTGTGGAACCAGAGGTGGCCATTCACCGAATTAGAATTACTCTGACCAGCCGCAACGTGAAATCCTTGGAGAAAGTGTGTGGTGACTTGATCAGAGGGGCTAaggagaaaaacctgaacgtGAAGGGACCAGTTCGGATGCCTACCAAGACTCTGAGAATTACGACCAGGAACACTCCCTGTGGGGAAGGTTCTAAGACCTGGGATCGATTCCAGATGAGGATCCACAAGCGTCTCATTGACTTGCACAGTCCGTCTGAGATAGTGAAGCAGATCACTTCCATCAGTATTGAGCCTGGAGTAGAGGTTGAAGTCACCATTGCAGATGCTTAA